From the genome of Pseudobacteriovorax antillogorgiicola, one region includes:
- a CDS encoding ATP-binding protein, translating into MSRFKNIEFLSSYRHLNETIDKYHAEWKKHKDELTAASAPIVFICMAIIFPLWFLVDLFVVQDHATLDKFLVMRIGVFLWNVVVYSLYRLGRLNENSGGVASISGYAGLGFLFPLLSGNEILFYLLAITTMPVGHGLFENQGTRYYIRWFGIGQLVVAFNVIMSPLPFLDIIFKHGGFLYLTFCAVGVFIFIYKDFTTKKGFILTMKVQENARRSHSILSSIPDAIFTIESHQGQLTIGKEYSSFAQTISGKDERLYKQDPMAVFFGRSDLNAHQKDTLRNTLSLSLDEDVIQFQVNAHVLPQKLNLSPFGSDQNHRTCEMTWRPITNDVDTVTACVVVIRDVTEILNLRAHSLDAEKRNSIVIELLGIKAEESVEVLYVAHQLIDDAKKEVHKLDREDNDPGLALAIIYRNIHTIKGLTVTYHLAGFSEVLHHGEKELSELRGHTQELGLLHGRLDSVIRTIEAELLIYTSVNEETLGRSLEMEFIEVPTIENFIKEYGTQEIPESFIFALQKLYKKSFRKIVEPIAINIGKVAQSKLNKPAPKIEVKNDIVFVQNPDVRVVLKKCLTHLFRNAIDHGIEPPSERIKAGKPEAGRIELALDLNEQHISLEISDDGQGLNLRALKSKLESGDITLKPGAPITEAIFLDGISTKKEATELSGRGVGMAAVRAELESIDGSIDAIITGSERQGFVPFKFRIHLPVKHFEVQLDGGKSPAAEGF; encoded by the coding sequence TTGTCTAGATTCAAAAATATCGAGTTCTTATCCAGCTATCGTCATCTGAACGAGACTATTGATAAGTATCATGCAGAATGGAAAAAACATAAAGACGAATTGACGGCAGCCAGCGCCCCTATCGTTTTCATCTGCATGGCTATCATTTTTCCCCTTTGGTTTTTAGTAGATCTATTCGTGGTGCAAGACCATGCAACTCTCGACAAATTCCTAGTGATGAGAATAGGAGTATTCCTTTGGAATGTTGTGGTTTACAGTCTATATAGATTAGGTCGACTCAATGAGAACTCTGGAGGAGTGGCATCCATCTCAGGATACGCAGGCCTTGGCTTTCTCTTTCCACTCCTTTCTGGAAACGAAATCTTGTTCTACCTTCTCGCTATTACCACAATGCCAGTGGGTCATGGTCTTTTCGAAAATCAGGGAACTCGTTATTACATCCGATGGTTTGGGATTGGTCAACTTGTAGTGGCCTTCAACGTGATCATGTCCCCTCTCCCGTTCCTCGACATCATCTTCAAGCATGGAGGTTTCCTGTATCTCACATTTTGTGCTGTTGGAGTTTTTATCTTTATTTATAAAGATTTCACTACCAAAAAGGGCTTTATTTTGACCATGAAGGTCCAAGAAAATGCCAGGCGATCCCACTCCATCCTTTCAAGTATTCCAGATGCAATCTTCACCATTGAAAGTCATCAAGGCCAGCTCACGATTGGTAAAGAATATTCTAGCTTCGCTCAGACTATTTCTGGCAAGGACGAGAGACTCTATAAGCAGGACCCGATGGCGGTATTCTTTGGGCGGTCCGACCTCAACGCCCACCAAAAGGATACCCTTAGAAACACCCTCTCCCTATCACTGGATGAAGATGTGATCCAGTTTCAAGTTAATGCCCACGTACTTCCTCAGAAACTAAACCTTTCGCCTTTCGGAAGTGATCAAAACCATCGTACCTGTGAAATGACATGGCGCCCGATTACAAATGATGTAGACACCGTGACGGCTTGTGTTGTTGTTATTCGGGATGTTACAGAAATCCTTAATCTTCGCGCCCATAGTCTGGATGCTGAGAAGCGCAATAGCATTGTCATCGAACTTCTTGGTATCAAAGCTGAGGAGAGTGTAGAGGTTCTCTATGTCGCGCATCAGCTCATAGATGATGCGAAGAAAGAAGTTCATAAACTTGATCGAGAAGACAATGACCCAGGCTTAGCCTTAGCCATTATTTATCGCAATATTCATACAATCAAGGGACTAACAGTCACCTATCATCTTGCTGGTTTTAGTGAAGTTCTCCATCATGGCGAGAAAGAGCTTTCTGAGCTGCGCGGACACACCCAAGAGCTTGGATTACTACACGGACGACTTGACTCTGTGATTAGAACAATAGAAGCGGAGCTTTTAATATATACTTCGGTCAACGAGGAAACTTTGGGCCGTAGCTTAGAGATGGAGTTTATCGAAGTTCCAACTATCGAAAACTTTATCAAAGAATATGGTACCCAAGAAATTCCAGAGTCGTTCATCTTCGCCCTACAAAAACTCTATAAAAAATCGTTCCGCAAGATAGTGGAACCTATCGCCATAAACATCGGGAAAGTCGCACAATCCAAACTCAATAAACCAGCGCCAAAAATCGAAGTCAAAAACGATATCGTTTTCGTCCAAAATCCAGATGTGAGAGTCGTTCTAAAAAAGTGTCTGACCCACCTATTTCGCAATGCCATCGACCACGGGATCGAGCCTCCCTCAGAACGCATCAAAGCTGGCAAACCTGAAGCAGGTCGCATCGAACTCGCACTAGATTTGAATGAGCAACATATCAGCTTGGAGATAAGTGATGACGGTCAAGGCCTCAACCTAAGAGCTCTAAAGAGTAAGCTGGAATCCGGTGATATTACCCTTAAGCCCGGGGCACCCATCACAGAAGCTATTTTTCTCGATGGAATTTCAACGAAGAAAGAAGCTACAGAGCTATCAGGCCGTGGTGTTGGGATGGCTGCCGTTCGAGCGGAGCTAGAAAGCATCGACGGTAGTATAGACGCTATCATTACTGGTTCAGAGCGGCAGGGCTTCGTCCCATTTAAGTTTCGTATTCACCTTCCGGTTAAACATTTTGAAGTTCAGCTCGATGGCGGCAAGTCTCCAGCAGCAGAAGGCTTTTGA
- a CDS encoding glycoside hydrolase family 5 protein, with product MKKKISNLFKTLLLGGLITSSYALPVLAVEPLTVQGRHILSGGQIKSYAGASLFWSNDGWEGEKFYNSETVSYLKSQWQTKLVRAAMGVELDGGYLQSPKSNKDKVIRVVDAAIANNMYVIIDWHSHHAEAHPEEAVAFFQDMARRYGSYPNVIYEIYNEPLKVSWTNVIKPYAERVIAAIRAIDPDNLIIVGTPTWSQDVDIASRSPITGFPNIAYALHFYAGTHGQSLRDKAAAALANGIALFATEWGTVNANGDGAVAYAETEAWMDFLARNHISHANWAINDKREGASALVPTSNTLKNWQLTESGSFVRDIVLNWNGQGGDPIGEPGQGDGNDQGESPNPNCSGDSRVLANGATIQLTQGSCFRYQHDRGELYLGTWDSGNPITYAITDCDGQLAEIRQTPGDFTRVAGLSAACQLEVFVKQASGSFTLQLGSW from the coding sequence ATGAAAAAAAAGATTTCGAATCTATTCAAGACATTACTGTTGGGTGGGCTCATTACGAGCAGCTACGCACTCCCGGTACTGGCTGTGGAGCCCCTCACAGTCCAGGGTAGGCATATCCTATCTGGTGGCCAGATAAAGAGCTATGCAGGGGCCAGCCTTTTTTGGAGTAACGATGGTTGGGAGGGGGAAAAATTCTATAACTCTGAAACAGTGTCCTACCTCAAGAGCCAGTGGCAGACAAAACTCGTTCGCGCAGCTATGGGAGTTGAGCTAGACGGTGGTTATTTGCAGTCTCCAAAAAGTAATAAGGACAAGGTCATCCGAGTTGTTGATGCTGCGATTGCCAACAATATGTACGTGATTATTGATTGGCACTCGCATCATGCGGAGGCTCACCCTGAAGAAGCGGTCGCTTTCTTCCAGGATATGGCTCGACGTTATGGTTCTTACCCTAATGTGATCTATGAGATATATAATGAGCCACTCAAAGTATCATGGACAAACGTCATAAAACCTTATGCAGAAAGGGTAATAGCAGCTATAAGGGCTATCGATCCCGATAATTTGATTATTGTGGGCACACCTACGTGGTCTCAAGACGTGGACATCGCATCGCGTTCTCCTATTACAGGCTTCCCAAACATAGCGTATGCTCTTCACTTCTACGCTGGAACCCATGGCCAATCTCTAAGGGATAAAGCTGCGGCAGCTCTTGCAAATGGCATCGCCTTATTTGCCACTGAGTGGGGGACTGTCAACGCCAATGGCGATGGGGCGGTCGCTTATGCAGAAACCGAAGCCTGGATGGACTTCCTAGCAAGAAACCATATTTCCCATGCTAATTGGGCAATCAATGACAAGCGAGAAGGTGCATCGGCACTGGTTCCTACATCCAACACCCTAAAAAATTGGCAGCTAACCGAATCTGGTTCATTTGTTCGTGATATTGTTCTCAATTGGAATGGACAAGGGGGAGACCCCATTGGGGAGCCAGGTCAAGGGGATGGTAATGATCAAGGGGAATCCCCAAATCCGAACTGCTCTGGGGATTCCAGAGTCCTCGCCAACGGCGCAACCATCCAGTTAACCCAAGGCTCCTGCTTCCGGTATCAACATGATCGCGGTGAACTCTACTTGGGAACTTGGGATTCGGGTAATCCCATCACCTATGCAATCACAGACTGTGACGGCCAACTTGCTGAGATCAGACAAACCCCTGGTGACTTCACACGGGTCGCTGGCCTCAGCGCTGCATGCCAGCTAGAGGTCTTCGTCAAGCAAGCCAGCGGGTCGTTTACCTTGCAGCTTGGCAGCTGGTAG
- a CDS encoding 7TM diverse intracellular signaling domain-containing protein, whose product MTSLAKFLTFISLMWQVNGVAAPVAIQSANANRIPLGAEMLVLTDPKAIFEDNDIITGRMDGAFKEYKKGTVPSFGFAKTYPHWVRFTIDNQTEERLPYYIASSYSATDYHDLWHVSADGQVLYHDQQGDHTYYRDRNVENRSAVFPVTLQPGINVFYSKIVTTSGVQFPLFLWDEDSFDRHRLYEFLLLGFLYGSITIVGLYNFFLMVSMRSKTYGLYVSYNLAFLVYAVAQYGFMPLMFPNSNQIPFTGFDVYIMIDMITVTAVAFSINFLGMAERSKIVYRLLQGLLGVALVNAITAMLIPGLEAINVHLTVAHSFLASIFLISSGLYCIAKGYRPAIYYTIGWSFVLGGNIIYILSGPLNAIEVGPVTAWSQFIGACCELVILSIALASRMNLLKKQKFELERNLRQQTEEKRRAQEELIKFQENAIRDLDEKVQEKTRDIRATLDSLPQGVFRIRKVGEDILIDNEYSGALTNILESSEFAGQDPFTAIFEKSNLSSLQLSRIRTALEVSLGEDEMQFEVNIHLLPREFSIGQKILEVDWSPMVLNDEIDKILCIMKDITEVKQLEMEAKLQAERTLIISEIAKIGSYERIEAFILAGFSYLEDAKNNLDDLEWINRDLHTLKGLSMSLSFDTLSECIHEAEDSVKAWSKLSHRENQDLKGIINRVIRLLHIYNDSFEQVFGNIGKKVSLDKQELMYLARLCLSEDRENLYRHVLFMYESNFQKTLEAEIDATVKTAQRLGKEEPKFVFENDHFILSENLRKLVKHSFIHLLRNSVDHGIEPKDERRAAQKPAHGEIKVAIKHLGEEIQVSYQDDGRGVSLEALKKKAEELGYEYQTQKELMNIIFESGFSTKENVTSISGRGVGMDAVKSYIEECGGHIHILDSQANEQGFAPLVFSIEIPISNQLENLDHILHMQDFTKAG is encoded by the coding sequence GTGACAAGCCTAGCTAAATTTCTAACATTCATCTCCCTGATGTGGCAGGTCAACGGAGTCGCAGCCCCCGTTGCAATCCAAAGTGCAAATGCCAACCGTATTCCTCTCGGTGCCGAGATGCTGGTTCTCACAGACCCAAAGGCGATATTTGAAGACAACGACATCATTACCGGTCGTATGGATGGGGCGTTTAAGGAATATAAGAAAGGCACCGTACCCTCTTTTGGGTTCGCTAAAACCTACCCCCACTGGGTACGCTTCACTATCGACAACCAAACTGAGGAACGTCTACCCTACTATATCGCGAGCAGTTACTCTGCGACAGACTACCATGACTTATGGCATGTCTCTGCAGATGGCCAGGTTCTTTACCACGATCAACAGGGCGATCACACCTACTATCGAGATCGAAACGTTGAAAATCGTTCCGCCGTTTTTCCTGTAACACTTCAGCCAGGAATCAACGTTTTCTACTCAAAGATTGTGACCACCAGCGGTGTACAGTTTCCGTTATTTCTTTGGGATGAGGACTCTTTCGACCGTCATCGACTCTATGAATTTCTGCTACTCGGCTTTCTCTATGGCTCCATTACCATCGTAGGACTCTATAATTTCTTCCTAATGGTATCCATGAGATCAAAAACCTACGGTCTTTACGTTTCCTACAACTTAGCCTTTTTAGTCTATGCTGTCGCTCAGTATGGCTTTATGCCTTTGATGTTCCCAAACTCCAACCAGATCCCTTTCACAGGATTTGATGTATATATTATGATAGACATGATCACAGTCACAGCAGTAGCTTTTTCTATCAATTTCTTAGGTATGGCGGAGCGTTCGAAAATTGTTTATCGCTTACTCCAAGGCCTGCTTGGTGTAGCCTTGGTCAATGCTATTACAGCGATGCTAATACCAGGCTTGGAAGCCATCAATGTCCACCTAACTGTTGCTCATTCCTTCTTGGCTTCTATATTCCTAATCTCATCAGGACTGTATTGTATTGCGAAGGGCTATCGTCCGGCGATCTATTACACCATAGGCTGGTCGTTTGTCTTAGGAGGCAATATTATCTACATCCTCAGTGGGCCACTTAATGCCATCGAAGTTGGACCCGTTACTGCTTGGTCTCAGTTTATTGGAGCCTGCTGTGAATTAGTCATATTATCGATCGCTCTCGCATCAAGGATGAACCTACTCAAAAAACAAAAGTTCGAACTCGAACGAAACCTAAGGCAACAAACGGAAGAGAAGCGCCGTGCTCAAGAAGAATTGATCAAGTTTCAAGAGAACGCCATTCGTGATCTTGATGAGAAAGTCCAAGAGAAAACCCGAGATATTCGTGCAACACTCGACTCATTACCGCAAGGAGTCTTCCGTATCCGCAAAGTAGGTGAAGATATCTTGATTGACAATGAGTATTCTGGCGCTCTAACAAACATTCTAGAAAGCAGCGAATTCGCGGGACAAGACCCGTTTACCGCCATTTTCGAGAAATCCAATCTTAGCAGCCTACAACTCAGCCGCATCCGTACCGCGCTTGAGGTCAGTTTAGGCGAGGATGAGATGCAATTTGAAGTCAATATTCACCTGCTGCCAAGAGAGTTTTCCATCGGCCAGAAGATTCTCGAAGTCGATTGGAGTCCAATGGTTCTCAACGATGAGATTGATAAGATCCTTTGCATCATGAAGGACATCACTGAAGTGAAGCAGCTTGAAATGGAAGCGAAACTTCAAGCGGAGCGTACTCTAATCATCTCTGAAATTGCCAAGATCGGCTCCTATGAAAGGATCGAGGCATTTATTCTGGCAGGATTCTCGTACCTGGAAGATGCCAAGAATAACTTAGACGACTTGGAGTGGATCAACCGAGACCTCCACACCCTAAAAGGCCTTTCTATGTCTCTAAGCTTCGATACCCTAAGCGAATGCATCCATGAGGCAGAAGACTCAGTCAAGGCCTGGTCGAAGCTCAGCCATCGCGAGAATCAGGATTTGAAAGGTATCATCAACCGGGTGATCCGCCTGTTACACATTTACAATGACTCCTTCGAGCAGGTCTTTGGCAACATCGGCAAGAAAGTTTCCTTGGACAAACAAGAGCTAATGTATCTGGCACGACTCTGCCTTAGCGAAGATCGAGAGAACCTCTATCGTCACGTTCTATTCATGTATGAAAGTAACTTCCAGAAAACCTTGGAAGCGGAAATCGATGCAACAGTTAAAACAGCGCAGAGACTAGGCAAGGAAGAGCCAAAATTTGTCTTTGAAAACGATCACTTCATCCTATCTGAAAACCTAAGAAAACTTGTCAAGCATTCGTTCATTCACCTTCTAAGGAATTCAGTCGACCACGGTATCGAACCGAAGGACGAGCGACGAGCCGCTCAAAAGCCCGCCCACGGAGAGATCAAAGTAGCCATCAAACACCTCGGAGAAGAGATTCAAGTAAGCTACCAGGATGATGGCCGAGGGGTATCACTGGAAGCCTTAAAGAAGAAGGCTGAGGAATTGGGCTATGAGTACCAGACTCAGAAAGAACTTATGAACATCATCTTCGAGTCTGGCTTCTCAACCAAAGAAAATGTGACGTCTATCTCTGGCCGCGGCGTAGGTATGGATGCAGTGAAGAGCTATATCGAAGAGTGTGGTGGGCACATCCATATTCTTGATAGCCAAGCTAATGAACAGGGTTTTGCCCCGTTAGTCTTTAGCATCGAAATTCCCATTTCCAATCAGTTGGAAAACTTAGACCATATCCTGCATATGCAGGATTTTACAAAGGCTGGCTAA
- a CDS encoding cytochrome P460 family protein gives MKVLVILLSLTVLGGAVYGKMHKKAKLPKNFRFWTHTKSMVIPDKSHGLYGFHNIYANKKAYKTMIRSKKPYPNGAKFVVSFYDVVKKDGTTNQGKKLMDALMVKDSSAKDTGGWIFAAFDDKGAPKPINPKKDCFQCHADQAKNNDYVFHKYIK, from the coding sequence ATGAAAGTCTTAGTTATCCTTCTTTCCTTGACAGTCTTAGGTGGGGCTGTATATGGGAAGATGCACAAGAAGGCGAAACTGCCAAAAAACTTCCGATTTTGGACCCACACAAAATCCATGGTAATTCCAGATAAAAGCCATGGGCTCTATGGCTTTCATAACATTTATGCCAACAAAAAAGCCTATAAAACCATGATTCGTAGCAAGAAACCTTATCCGAATGGTGCTAAGTTCGTGGTGTCGTTCTACGATGTTGTCAAGAAAGACGGAACTACCAATCAAGGCAAGAAGCTTATGGATGCCCTGATGGTGAAGGACAGCTCAGCCAAGGATACTGGAGGCTGGATATTCGCTGCATTCGACGACAAGGGCGCGCCAAAGCCCATAAATCCCAAGAAAGATTGCTTTCAGTGTCATGCTGATCAAGCGAAGAACAATGACTATGTCTTCCATAAGTATATTAAGTAG
- a CDS encoding NADP-dependent isocitrate dehydrogenase codes for MSENKNKIIYTQTDEAPALATQSLLPIVETFSKAAGVAVETRDISLAGRIIANFPEFLNDDQKQSDDLAELGELAKTPEANIIKLPNISASIPQLIAAIKELQSQGYKLPPYPQEPSNDKERNIQARYAKVLGSAVNPVLREGNSDRRVAKPVKDYAKKNPHSMGAWSPDSKSHVAHMSDKDFFSSEKSHVMAKAGQVKIELHTSDGVKPLKDSVDLQEGEVIDAAVMSCQNLQKFFETEIDEAKKQGVLLSLHMKATMMKVSDPIIFGHAVKVFYKDVFAKHQATFDSIGVNANNGIGDVYDKIQSLPEDKRTEIEADLQKVYETRPALAMVNSDKGITNLHVPSDIIIDASMPAAIRSSGQMWGPDGKLADTKALIPDRSYAGIYEEVIQFCKKHGAFDPRTMGNVPNVGLMAQKAEEYGSHDKTFEIPAEGTVKVVSDSGEVIFEHPVEKGDIWRMCQTKDAPIKDWVKLAVSRARATGAPAVFWLNEARRHDAQLIKKVESYLPEHDTAGLEILIKSPVDAMKYTLDRVKDGKDTISVTGNVLRDYLTDLFPILELGTSAKMLSIVPLLAGGGLFETGAGGSAPKHIEQFVEEGHLRWDSLGEFLALAVSLEDLGMKSNNSKAKILAETLTEATSMILENGKSPLRKVGQLDNRGSHFYLAMYWSQCLAKQDKDQSLKDAFSALATSLTENEGKIIAEIDESQGKPMDIGGYYRPSLSKLRQAMRPSETFNQALESMS; via the coding sequence ATGTCAGAAAACAAAAATAAAATCATCTATACCCAGACAGACGAAGCCCCAGCCTTGGCAACGCAATCGTTGCTTCCCATCGTTGAGACGTTTAGCAAGGCCGCTGGTGTCGCAGTGGAAACTCGTGATATTTCACTTGCGGGGCGCATCATCGCAAACTTCCCCGAGTTCCTGAACGATGACCAAAAACAATCCGACGACCTTGCCGAACTTGGAGAGCTTGCAAAGACTCCCGAGGCAAATATCATCAAGCTACCAAACATAAGCGCCTCGATCCCTCAGCTTATCGCTGCCATCAAGGAGCTGCAAAGCCAGGGATACAAACTGCCCCCTTACCCACAAGAACCCAGCAACGATAAAGAGCGCAATATCCAGGCCCGCTATGCAAAGGTATTGGGTAGTGCTGTAAACCCAGTATTACGTGAAGGCAACTCCGATCGTAGGGTCGCCAAACCTGTAAAAGACTATGCCAAAAAGAACCCGCATTCCATGGGTGCATGGAGTCCCGACTCCAAGTCTCATGTGGCCCATATGAGCGATAAGGACTTTTTTTCCTCTGAAAAATCTCATGTCATGGCCAAAGCTGGTCAGGTAAAAATTGAATTGCACACCAGTGATGGCGTCAAACCTCTGAAAGACTCAGTTGACTTGCAAGAGGGCGAGGTCATCGACGCGGCAGTTATGAGCTGCCAAAACCTTCAAAAGTTTTTCGAAACTGAGATTGACGAAGCCAAAAAGCAGGGCGTGCTGCTCTCCTTGCACATGAAAGCCACAATGATGAAAGTCTCTGACCCCATTATATTTGGCCATGCTGTAAAGGTTTTTTATAAAGATGTTTTCGCAAAACATCAGGCAACTTTCGATTCCATCGGGGTTAATGCCAACAACGGTATTGGCGATGTTTATGATAAGATTCAAAGTCTCCCTGAAGATAAGCGAACCGAGATCGAAGCCGACCTCCAAAAAGTTTACGAGACCCGCCCCGCATTGGCGATGGTGAACTCCGACAAGGGTATCACCAATCTTCATGTGCCTAGCGATATCATCATCGATGCGTCGATGCCAGCTGCCATACGATCGTCAGGCCAAATGTGGGGCCCTGATGGCAAGCTTGCCGATACAAAAGCACTGATTCCCGATCGAAGCTATGCCGGAATTTATGAAGAAGTTATCCAGTTCTGTAAAAAGCACGGGGCCTTCGATCCACGAACCATGGGCAATGTTCCAAACGTTGGGCTTATGGCTCAGAAAGCTGAAGAATACGGCTCACACGATAAGACATTTGAGATCCCGGCTGAAGGTACTGTGAAAGTCGTGTCAGATTCTGGGGAAGTCATATTTGAGCATCCCGTTGAAAAGGGCGATATCTGGCGCATGTGCCAAACGAAGGACGCACCGATAAAAGACTGGGTTAAGCTTGCTGTTAGCCGTGCCCGTGCAACGGGAGCACCAGCTGTTTTCTGGCTAAATGAAGCCCGACGACACGATGCACAACTCATCAAAAAAGTTGAATCGTACCTGCCTGAACACGATACAGCGGGGCTTGAGATTCTAATCAAGTCTCCCGTGGATGCGATGAAATATACCCTCGATCGGGTTAAAGACGGCAAGGATACCATCTCAGTGACAGGTAATGTTCTGAGAGACTACCTAACGGATCTTTTCCCAATTTTAGAGCTGGGTACAAGCGCGAAGATGCTTTCGATTGTTCCGCTTCTTGCTGGTGGAGGATTATTTGAAACTGGAGCCGGTGGTTCTGCACCCAAGCACATCGAGCAGTTTGTTGAGGAAGGTCATCTACGCTGGGACTCATTAGGGGAATTTCTTGCCCTTGCGGTTTCGCTTGAAGACCTCGGTATGAAATCCAACAATAGCAAGGCTAAAATTCTAGCTGAAACACTCACAGAAGCCACAAGCATGATCCTAGAAAATGGCAAGTCGCCTCTACGGAAAGTTGGTCAGCTGGACAACCGAGGAAGTCACTTTTATTTGGCAATGTACTGGTCTCAGTGCCTAGCCAAGCAGGACAAGGATCAAAGCTTGAAAGACGCTTTTTCAGCACTTGCTACCTCCCTCACCGAAAACGAAGGTAAAATCATCGCTGAGATCGACGAGAGCCAAGGCAAACCCATGGACATCGGAGGCTACTACCGCCCCAGCTTAAGCAAGCTCCGCCAAGCCATGAGGCCTAGTGAAACCTTTAACCAAGCGCTGGAAAGCATGTCCTAG